A part of Dermacentor variabilis isolate Ectoservices chromosome 10, ASM5094787v1, whole genome shotgun sequence genomic DNA contains:
- the LOC142560759 gene encoding uncharacterized protein LOC142560759 isoform X3: MKNRNYSTIMDCIYLERIWLNKTDYFFYEWERKQSQRRKFEERAKLVNTTNVPVMKIRLKVEKEHKARPYEFQYWTSKEKCGIFTHRDWSGAIRCEQYAWNSHITTSGDCDKAYQEICGWTKIMVYKRSCIDSNFICIGLPSRC, from the exons ATGAAGAATCGAAATTATAGTACAATCATGGATTGCATTTACTTGGAACGAATCTGGCTTAACAAGACTGACTACTTTTTTTATGAATGGGAACGGAAGCAATCGCAGAG GAGGAAATTCGAGGAACGTGCCAAGCTGGTCAACACAACCAACGTGCCTGTGATGAAAATTAGATTAAAGGTAGAGAAAG AACATAAAGCGAGACCCTACGAGTTTCAATATTGGACATCAAAAGAAAAGTGCGGCATTTTCACTCACAGAG ATTGGAGCGGTGCAATCAGATGTGAACAGTACGCCTGGAATTCGCACATCACGACGTCGGGTGACTGTGACAAAGCGTATCAAGAAATTTGTGGCTGGACGAAAATCATGGTTTACAAGCGCAGCTGCATTGATTCAAATTTTATTTGCATTGGTCTCCCGAGTCGCTGCTGA
- the LOC142560759 gene encoding uncharacterized protein LOC142560759 isoform X1, protein MFLLFLSCIFTIAAASPHGASEPFIYHKPNFTDLIEALNTSERIWMKNRNYSTIMDCIYLERIWLNKTDYFFYEWERKQSQRRKFEERAKLVNTTNVPVMKIRLKVEKEHKARPYEFQYWTSKEKCGIFTHRDWSGAIRCEQYAWNSHITTSGDCDKAYQEICGWTKIMVYKRSCIDSNFICIGLPSRC, encoded by the exons ATGTTCTTACTATTTTTAAGTTGTATTTTTACCATCGCAGCTGCCAGTCCACACGGTGCCTCTGAGCCTTTTATATACCACAAGCCGAATTTCACTGATTTAATAGAG GCTTTGAACACGAGCGAGAGAATTTGGATGAAGAATCGAAATTATAGTACAATCATGGATTGCATTTACTTGGAACGAATCTGGCTTAACAAGACTGACTACTTTTTTTATGAATGGGAACGGAAGCAATCGCAGAG GAGGAAATTCGAGGAACGTGCCAAGCTGGTCAACACAACCAACGTGCCTGTGATGAAAATTAGATTAAAGGTAGAGAAAG AACATAAAGCGAGACCCTACGAGTTTCAATATTGGACATCAAAAGAAAAGTGCGGCATTTTCACTCACAGAG ATTGGAGCGGTGCAATCAGATGTGAACAGTACGCCTGGAATTCGCACATCACGACGTCGGGTGACTGTGACAAAGCGTATCAAGAAATTTGTGGCTGGACGAAAATCATGGTTTACAAGCGCAGCTGCATTGATTCAAATTTTATTTGCATTGGTCTCCCGAGTCGCTGCTGA
- the LOC142560759 gene encoding uncharacterized protein LOC142560759 isoform X2, which translates to MFLLFLSCIFTIAAASPHGASEPFIYHKPNFTDLIEALNTSERIWMKNRNYSTIMDCIYLERIWLNKTDYFFYEWERKQSQRRKFEERAKLVNTTNVPVMKIRLKVEKEHKARPYEFQYWTSKEKCGIFTHRVSTPHTDWSKPYEPLMNRHFLKASASLKIPLPCELEQGGTSAC; encoded by the exons ATGTTCTTACTATTTTTAAGTTGTATTTTTACCATCGCAGCTGCCAGTCCACACGGTGCCTCTGAGCCTTTTATATACCACAAGCCGAATTTCACTGATTTAATAGAG GCTTTGAACACGAGCGAGAGAATTTGGATGAAGAATCGAAATTATAGTACAATCATGGATTGCATTTACTTGGAACGAATCTGGCTTAACAAGACTGACTACTTTTTTTATGAATGGGAACGGAAGCAATCGCAGAG GAGGAAATTCGAGGAACGTGCCAAGCTGGTCAACACAACCAACGTGCCTGTGATGAAAATTAGATTAAAGGTAGAGAAAG AACATAAAGCGAGACCCTACGAGTTTCAATATTGGACATCAAAAGAAAAGTGCGGCATTTTCACTCACAGAG TGTCCACTCCTCATACAGATTGGTCTAAGCCCTATGAACCACTGATGAACCGACACTTTCTGAAGGCTTCGGCGTCTCTAAAGATTCCGCTACCATGCGAATTAGAGCAAGGTGGTACCTCGGCCTGCTAA